TATTTATGTGTCCACTGTGTTCGTTTTTTAATCGGCTGCCGATAGGCCGCATAACCATTGTAGGCATCAGCGTGGTAATGGTGCTGTGCCCCTGGTGGAACCCGGATTTCACGAAGCGTATCCCGATATTAGTCACCGAGACGAACGGTTATCAGCGAACCAATTCATACATCCTTGTCGATCTTTCATCGCAGCTCACTGCCATGGGATTGCGCGATCTGAGCGGCGCCGATATACGTATTGTCGGATCAAATGATACTGCATTGCTTTCGTCACGGGTGATACATCGTGTCGGAGGAACGGCTGCTGCGGTGGTGTTCCTTGCGAACCTGACAAATGCAACGAATGCTTCCGGTATACTTTGTATCACCAATACCAATTACCTTTATTACAATTACAGCGATTCTGCGGGGGACATCATTCCTGCCGTCCCTGCGTCGGGAAAAATGAAGACACGGCGCGGGTATGAGCGGTATTATGAGCCCGGACTCGATCCGGTGCTGTACTTCCTTCGTGTCGGCGTCATCGGCGGTTATTCCGATGTCGGTTATATACGCAGTGCGCTTAAAATTGCAGGGAATCAGACGCCCATACCATTCGATACGACGGATTACGATGTCCTTATTTATAATCGTAACGATACATACATGCGCACCAATGTGGCTGCGTTCCAGAAATTCATACAGTCAGGCGGCGGTTTTCTGGACAGCGATGTGTCGCTCCGGGCAGGCGATAGCATCGACCGATGGCTTACATGCAATTTGCCTTTTTTTGATATGTTCCATTTAGGTTATCTGCCGTTCACAACTGCCGCTGACATAATGGACGATGGTGTGCGCACCGGCGTCGCCTATGTAACGAACACGAACCATTTTGTTTCAATGAACATTACGGACATGCCGACGGCGAAGATAATCGAAGTATTCAACGTCTACCCGTACCTGTTCCGCACGTGGTTTGATCGACATATACAGAACATACCTATTGACAGGGACCTCGGTAATTCAGGGCAGAGCGGGATAAACGTCCGTGATTACCGCACTGCGCCCTATGACTCGAATAGCTCTATTATTAATAACGGAAGGTACGGGATGTGCAGTTTTCTGTCATTCCTCAGCGCGACCAATATCACCGACCTCGGCAAGCGGCTTATCACCCGTCAATTCGTCTGGGTCGCCGGTCTTGATGATCTCGGCGTCGGCTACCCCCCGGATCTTACGCTCGGTGCGCTTGAGGTGAATAATTTCGTGAAAACCCTTCTGCTCAATACGGAAAGCCCGTCATTCCTGAGCGGGGCTCAGCTCGCGGGAACTATCACCTATTATTCGAATATGGATACGGCACAGACACCTGTTATGGTGTTCAGTAATATGAACACGACAGTGACCTATGCGATTTCCATGGGTGCCGGCTCCTCCTGGACCACGCCCAGTACCTATACGTTCACCGGCACCTATGCATCAACACCGATCCCCGGGAAGTATGCGATCATCATACGTTCCAATAATATGATCGCGCTCCCCGCAATAGGGGCCGGCAATGACTATTCGCTCAGGAACATATACTATGATACCGCTGGGCGCTGGAGCGACTACCGGTGCATCCCGCAGGTTCTCTCGAGGGCCGGCACGGGCAATCTCGGTTCAACGACGGTACTGGTCTCATCGCCTTCGGCGACGACAATTACCGCGGTGGTGTACAATAAAAAAGGGGTGCCGGTTCGGACGCTTGTACGCGACGGCACGCTCGATCTCACGCGCAACATCATCTGGGACGGGAAGAATGATAATGGTATCGCTGCGATCACCGGGATGTACGTTATCAAGCTCGATATTCGAGGCCGCGGTACGTTCTATGCGCGCGTTCGTATCGTCGACTAGGCGATATTCCCTCTGAACGCTGTATCAGCGCTGGCCGTTGTATTTCCCGAAATAACCGATCACCCGTTTCACGTAGTCTTGTGTCTCGGGGATTTCCGGAACACCGCGTGCAGAATCGACGGCGGCGGCCCCCGCATTATACGCCGCGAGCGCGCGATATAAATTACCGCCGTAGCGGGAAATGAGATCGCCTAACAGCTTCGTGCCGCCCATGATATTCGTCTCCGGGTCCGCGAGCGATTCCGGGGCTATGCCCAGATGTTCCGCGGTCGAAGGCATTATCTGCATGAGCCCGACAGCGCCCTTGTGGCTCACTTCGGACGGATTGAAATTCGATTCCTGGCGGATGACCGCCTTCACGAGGGTTTCCGGTACGCCGTACTTTTTCGATGCCTCGCGTATGATGCCGTCGAACGATGTCACCGGGGCATCGGCGGCTTTCTGATACGATGCATAGCCGCCGGCTGCGGATACCGATGGGCCGGCGCTTACCGGCGATGCCACCGTGTCCGAGGCGGCCGACGCTTCCTTGAGGAATTCGCGGAACGGTTTCGATGCCCCGTCGGGCGCGTCGTTCTCCTCGAATTTCGAGAAGCTTTTCTCTATCTCGGATATACGCTGGTAGACAGATCGAAGTGATTCAAGCATTTCTTTCCTCCCGATATGCACGGTACTTGAGCGATGTCGATATCACGTTCGTGCGCGGACGGTGATCATCGAGTATCTTCTGCTCTTCGCCGCGTATTTCCTTACGGTATTCGCGCATCGCCTTCTCGCGAAGGAGCTCCACCGCGCGCCGCTGGCGCATGGCCTCGGCGACCAGCACCTGCTTCTTACGTATATCCACTGAAAGCGTCTGCATGTTCTTCTCATGCGATTCCGCCTTCTTCTTGAGCGCCACCGCGAACATATCGGCGTTCTGCACGATGGAGAGTATGTCCCCGATGTTCATCGTATCGAGGACGGCGGCATTCTCCTTGATGCGGCTGAAGCATGCCGCGCGTTCGAGATCCTCGCGGTTGTACTTACTGACGACGGCGGCAAGTTCGTTCTTTCTCGCTTCTTCGGCGTTCTTGCGCATGGTCAAGAGCTTCTCAAGTCTGAATCGGAACCGTTTCACCCTTCAATGCTCCTGTTACAGCACTATCTGGCCGCTTTCATCAGCGACCGCTTCAGTTATATTATCGGACGACGCGGTATCCGGAGAAGCACTTTCTCCCTCACCGGCACCCTTCATTTCATCGTCGACTTCCTCACGAGAAAGGAACAGCGAAAGGAGACCGCGTTTCGAAGTGTCGAACGGCGCCGTCTCGAATATCCCCTGCTTGAGAAAAGCATCCATGCGCGGTTTGAGCCGTATCGCCTCATCCACCTCGGGGGAGCTTCCTTTCACATAGCCGCCGATAAGGATGAGCTCCTTGACGCTGTTGTACTGCGCGTAGAGCCCTTTTAATCGCTGTGCAGCCTGAGTATGGCGCTCCGTCGTTACTTCAATGGCCAGACGCGAAATGCTCGCCGGTACGTCGATGGCGGGGTAATGGCCGCTGTTCGCCAGATCGCGCGAGAGTACGATATGTCCGTCGACGATGCCGCGCACCGCGTCGGTGATCGGTTCATCGAGGTCATCGCCTTCGACGAGGACATTGTAGAACGCCGTCATGGTGCCGCGGTCGGAATTACCCGTACGTTCAAGGAGCTTCGGCAGGAGATTGAACACGCTCGGGGGGTAGCCCCGTGTCGTCGGGGGTTCGCCGGCGGAAAGGCCTATCTCACGTTGCGCGTAGGCAAGGCGCGTGAGCGAGTCGAGCAGGAACATCACATCCCGGCCGCTGTCGCGGAAATATTCGGCGATGGTCGTGGCTACGAACGCGGCACGCAGGCGCACCATCGGCGGATCGTCGGACGTTGCAACGACGACGACGCTCCTTTTCAATCCTTCGGGACCGAGGTCGCGTTCAAGGAAATCGAGCACTTCGCGGCGGCGCTCGCCGACAAGGGCGATGACGGTCACATCCGCTTCGGTATTGCGCGCTATCATGGAAAGCAGTGTCGATTTGCCCACGCCGGTGCCGCTCATGATGGCCATGCGCTGGCCCTTGCCCGCGGTGAGCGTGCCGTCTATCGCGCGGACACCGGTGGCGATCGGTTCGGTCACGCGTCTCCGGAGGAGGGGGTTCGTCGTTTCCCGGAGCACGGGGGTAGGGGGGGCGTAGAAATCGAGCGTACTTCCGTCGAGCGGGCGTCCGACGCCGTTCAATACCCGGCCGAGGAGTTGATCCGCACAGATGATGGAGAGCGGCTGTGCCGACGAATACACCTCGCAGCCGTGTGTTATCCCTTCGAGCGCTCCGATGGGCATGAGTATGACATCGTTGCTGTTAAAACCCACCACTTCAGCATCGATCGACTTCCCGCCGGCGATATCGATGCGGCACATGTCGCCGTAATTGCAGACAGGGCCTTCGCTCACGATGGCGAGCCCCACCACATCCTTCACGCGGCCGCGGGTCTTTATGACGGGGATATGGTTCACCTTCTCATAATATTTTGAGAAGCGGTTGGTCCCTTTTTCGAGAAGCGGGGTATCGGCGATAGGAGTCGGTGATTGGCTATTCATAGTGCCGCGCTGGTTTTGGGGAGAAAAATCATCCATCCCACTTCCATTCTTCTCATCCCTTGATGGGTTCGATCTCTTTTATGGCGGTCTCTATCTCGTTCAATTGCGTGCTCACACGCGCGTCGATGTCCCCGAAATCGGTCTCGATGATGCAGCCGCCGATATCGACGTTGGGGTCCTCGAGCACGGTAACGCCCTCGATCTTGTCGAGCATCTGATAGAATTCGTCCTTATGCCGCGCGGCAACTTCCAGGTCGTCGATGTTCACGCGTATGGTCACCTTCGCGCGTCCCTTCACCTTGCGCAGCGCTTCCTGGATGTTGCGTACGACCACCGCTTTGTCGCGTTCGGTTATCATCTTCACCACGCGCTTGGCGATGAGTATGGCTATCTCGATGAGCTGTGTCTCCGAGTTGTCGATAATCTCATTGCGCTTGTTGATCGTCTCGCCGAGTATCTTCTCGAGCTTGGCTATCATGCGCTGTATCTCGACCTTGCCTTCGTCGAATGCTTTGTTGAAGCCTTCGTCGTAGCCTTTCTGATACCCTTCACGCTGGGCGGTCTCGCGGACGCTCACTGCCTCGCGGCGTATACCATCCGCCTCATCTTTTCCCTGCGCGATGATGCCGTTCGCTTCAGCCTTCGATGCCTCGACGAGCGCGCGCCCTTCGTTCTGCTTTGCCTTGTATATCTCGAACGCCTGGTTCTTCGCGTTCTCAACGGTACGTTCGGCTTCTTCCGATGCCGTGCGCTTCATTGAGCGCAATTCATCTTCCCAGCCGCTCCGAAGCTTCGCTATCTCGTTCTCTATCTCCTCGACGGTAGGCCCCGTGTATTCCTGCGTCGAACGCTCCTCAGCGGCCACGTCCTCTTTCGTCTTGTACCGCGGCGGTTCGATACGCACCTTTTTCGTAAGGCGCACGATGTTGTCGGCCTTGAATACACGTTCAGGCATATGCTCCCTCCCCCCGTTCTGTCATCATACGACGAGTTCGTCCTCGCCGGCGCGCGCGACGACGATATCGCCCTGTTCTTCGAGTTTTCTGATGATGTTCACTATCTTCTGCTGCGCTTCTTCCACGTCCTTTAAGCGAATCGGACCCATATAGTCCATGTCTTCCTTGAGGAGCGTGGAAGCGCGTTTTGACATGTTGCGGAATATCTTTTCCTGCACGTCCGAATCCACGCTCTTGAGCGCTTTCGCAAGGTCGTTCGTATCCACCTCGCGAAGCACCTTCTGAATGGCGCGGTCGTCGAGGAGCACGATATCCTCGAACACGAACATGCGTTTTTTGATCTCTTCGGCGAGCTCCGGATCGTCCTCTTCGAGCGATTCGATGATGGTCTTTTCCGTACCGCGGTCGACCGCATTGAGCACGTCCACCACCGCTTCTATGCCGCCTGCCGAGGTGAAATCCTCGCTCGCGAGGGTTGAGAGCTTCCTTTCAAGGACACGTTCCACTTCGCGGAGAACGTCCGGCGAGGTGCGGTCCATCGTTGCAATGCGCTTGGCGACGTCGGCCTGTATCTCGGATGAGAGACTGCCGAGTATCTGCGCCGCTTTCGTCGGTTCAAGGTAGGCGAGTATGAGCGCTATGGTCTGCGGGTGTTCGCTCTGTATGAAGTTCAGGAGGTGTGCCGGATCGGTGCGGCGTATGAAGTCGAACGGCCGTACCTGCAGCGATGAGGTGAGGCGATTGATGATATCGGAAGCCTTCTGGCTCCCGAGGGAACGCTCAAGGAGATCGCGCGCATAGTCGATACCGCCCTGGGTGATGAAGTCCTGCGCCGTCATCATCTCCTGGAATTCGCGTAAGACCTTGTCCTTATCCTCGGGCTCTATGTTCTCAAGCCGCGCGATATCGAACGTAAGCTGTTCGATCTCTTCTTCGCGCAGATGCTTGAATATCTCGCTTGCGACGTCCTGCCCGAGCGAGACGAGGAATATCGCCGCCTTCTGCCGGCCGGTTAGGTTCTTGCTCTTTTTCGATGCTTCAGCCATGTCCCATCCTCCCCGTTAACCCTTGCTCTCTTCCGCCATCCACGTGCGGAGTATCTGCGCCACATCGTCCGGGCGTTCTTTTGCGACGTTTGCGACCTCTTCAAGCAGCTTCTTGCGCGCCTGGTCCTCAACGGACATCTCGCTCACCGGTTCCTGCGCCTGCATGAGCGCCTGGTTCCTGAGCTCCGACTGGCGGCGTTCCTGTTCCTCTTCATAGAGGCGGCGGCGGCGAGAGACCTCTTTCTGTATCGCGCGTACGAGGAGGGCGAGCACGAAGAGCGTGAGGAGCGACACCAGCGATATCATGAGCGTGCGCTGCAGGTTGCGCCGGGTGCGCAGCTTCTCGTCCTGTTCGGCGAAGTCCTTCCAATGGTCGAAGGAGATATGCTGTACGCTGACCGCATCGCCGCGGTCGATGGAATAACCCATGGCGCTTTTAGAGAGGTCCTTGATCTTGCGAAGCTCTTCATCATCGACCGGGATGTATTTTCGTTTAAAGCTGACGCCGTTCTCGATAAGCGGTTCTCCGCTCTTGTCATATTCTATTTCCCAGCGCCCGTCCACTGCCACCGCGCATGAGACCTTGCCGATAGTGTATTCCCCTTTTTTTATCGCCTCGAATTTCCTTGAGAGCTCAAAGTTCTCGGTATCGGTCTGCTGCTCGTAGGTATTCCAGCGGTCGGTCTTGTCCTTGTATCCCGGCGGCACGTTCTCTTCGGCACCGGCCGCCCCCTGGGGAATGAGGCGCTGTCCCGTCCATTTTTCCTTTTTGCTCTGCTTGCTGACATGCACCTTGTCCTGCACCTGCGTTTCATCGTACGGCGTCGCGGGATTGTCCTTTTTCATGACGATGGGAACGACAAGGCTGTTGGATTCCGATTTCTCGTCCCACACGAGCTCCATGTTGATGTTTATCTCAACACGGTCGCGGTAAATGGCGCCGAGCATCTTGCGTATCGCTGCTTCGAGCTTTTTCTTCTCTCGGTCGACTATCTTGATCTGCTCGGCCGCAAGTTTTATCTTGAGCGAGGCTTCTTCATCCGTGTAATCGGTGAGCACATGGCCTTCATTGTCGGAGATAGTGACGTACTCTTCGCGGAGCTTGTCCACGCCCATGGCGATGAGCTTCTGCAGGCCGCGCACCGTCTTCTTTTCCTTGAGCATGTCGTCCTTGAAGGGCTTCGCGGTGATGATGACGGAAGCGGTCACCGGCGCATCGACATCGGTGAGGTATTCACGTTTGGGGAAGGTGAGGTTGACGTCGGCCTTCGCGATGAAGTCGATCTGTTCGAGGTGGCGCGAGATGGAGCGCGTGACGGCGCGGCGTTTATTGATGTCCATTTCCGCGTCGGTGAGCGGCGTCCATTTGCCCTTGGTGTCGAATATCTCCCAGCCGTCGACGCCCTGCGGCATGACGTTCGCTTTCACGAGCTCGAGTTCGGCACGCGATTTCATTTTCGCATCGGCGATGTAGATGAACCCGCGCGAATACTCGTATTTCACGCCGGCATTATCGAGTGCACCGATGACGCCCTTCGCTTCCCGCTCTTCGATGGCCTTCGAGAAAAGAAGTACGCCTTCCTTGTGCCCGGTGAATGCGACCACCGCGACGGTCGCGGCGATGGCGGCGATGGCGATGCCGCCGATGATGAGTTTTTGCTGAAGTGTGGACTTCGTCCAAATAGACTTCGCCTGATCGAGCAATCGTTTGAGGAAATCGTTCATGACGTCCCTCCCAGGACTTGCACTAGCTGCAGCGCATCCAAGTGCCATGGCATTTTTCTGTAACGGCAGGTTGCAGTAGCCAGGCAGTATCGCATGGGTCCCGTCGGTAGCCGGTACCCATACTTAACATAATTATTTTATCATATTAAGGGCGTTTTGTCAACAGGCAAGGTCATGCCAAGGCACGGATGATTTGACATTTCAGCGGTATCCGCTATAGTACGGGACAATTCGCGGGCGTAACTCAGTTGGTAGAGTGCAAGCTTCCCAAGCTTGATGTCGCGGGTTCGACCCCCGTTGCCCGCTCAGTGCATGGTATGTTTCAGGATGGCCGCCGCTTCAGGAAACCCTGTTCTTGGAGGAACTCGAAAAGCTGTTCTTTGGTGATGATGCCGCTGTTGACGAGTATCTCGCCGAGCATTTTTCCCTCGGTTTTTGCCTGTGAAAGGAATTGCTGCAGTTCACCGTCCGACAACACGTTCTTCTGCACAAGCATTTCGCCCAAAAGCATGGAGTTCCTCGCAGTATCGATAGTATAATCGATTACGGGAGAATTGACAAGGACGTTAGAGCTTGAAACGCAGGCCTATTCCCATTGAGGCGCCGAAATCGAGCATGATCGCGCTTCCGAAACCGATGCGTGCTGTTACCTCAAGCGGCAGATATACCTGCTCTGAGAGCACAAGATTCAGACCTAAGAAGGGCCTCAGAAAGAACGACCCCTCATTGAACGCAACCGCGAGCGTGGCCGGACCGGTCGTGACGCCGGCGCCGAACGCCACCGAATTGCCGATGTCCAGGCCGAAGGATATGTTCTGCATATGTATGCCGAGACCGATGCCCGTGGATAGTCCGTGCGCGGAATACGTGGTGTCGACGTTCAGTATTTTCGTGAAACCGAATATCGCTCCGTATTCGAGGAAGCCGCGTACGCCGAAGGTCTCGTTGAGCATAAGACGGCTGAAAACACCGCCCGATACGGATGGACCGCTTATGCTGTTCGAGGATATCGTGAATCCGTAACCTCCATTCCCGCGTATGCCGATATCGAGCGTAGAGGCCGCGACGGCACCGGCAAGAAGGATGATGACCGAAAAGACAGCGAAAGGGCGCATGGCATTCCCCCCTGACAAGGATATATCGATTGTATCACGATGCGTTTATATTTCAAGAATGATCGTCCGATCGGTGCATGCACAGGTGCGCACGTGTGCTGTACGCTTCTTGACGGCGGGCATACGCACGATACACTCTCAGCATGGCCCGTTCACAGAACGATCGAGCATCATGCATCAGCATCGCCTGCATCACGGAAGTGCCCGTTGTATTCGCGGGCGGCGGTACCTATGCGCTGCGCATTTTTTCGGGGATAGCCGATGAGTGCGATGCCTTGTCGGTGCGCGTGGATATTTTCAGCGGTCTACCGCAGTATGCCGCGAGCGTTCGGCGCGAAAAAAGCCGCTATGACGGTTTTATCCTGTGGAAGATACATGACCATGCCCCTGCTATCGAAGCGATAGCGCGTACACGGCCGTCGGTATGGGTGCTGACGCCGCCGTCATCGGACGCCAATGCCGTCGTCGTCGATTCGGTCGCGGCCATCCATGCGCTCATCGATCACTTCCTCGCAGAAGGTTTCTCCCGCATAGGCTTTTTCAATACGATAGACCTGCCGTGGGCGAATGAACGATTCGACGCCTATCGTGCATATTGCGCGCACAAGGGGATCGCTGTCGCATCGTCATGGGTCACGGGGTATTCGGAGAAAGGGAGATATGACCTCTCCGCGCAGGCATGGAAGGACCCCGAGCGCTACATCGCCGACTATTGTTCGCGGAACGATCGCGCCGACGCGATCCTGTGCTCGAACGACGGGCTTGCGTATCGTTTTTTCCGGTACGCGTCCACACATGGCATTCATGTGCCGCGCGATATCGCGCTTGCCGGTTTTGACGACAGGGCCGATCCGCGGATGCGTGAACGGGTGACCACGGCCCGCACCGATTTCCGTGAAATAGGCCGGCGTGCCGCACGGCTCCTGTATGAGATCATCACCGGGGCTCGCGGGGACAAAGGGAATATCATCCGCCACCGCGCTGAACTCGTGATACGGCATACCTCGCTCAGGAAGTCGTTCACGGACGACATGATCCGCGGTCTCGATTTCCGGGAGCGCGTGTATGCCCTCGTGCAGGAGCGCTACCGCGAGACGAAGCTCTCCGAAGCGCTGTCGGCCTCCTGCGGCTATTCGCACGAGTATTTTCTCATAA
The Spirochaetota bacterium DNA segment above includes these coding regions:
- a CDS encoding lytic transglycosylase domain-containing protein; amino-acid sequence: MLESLRSVYQRISEIEKSFSKFEENDAPDGASKPFREFLKEASAASDTVASPVSAGPSVSAAGGYASYQKAADAPVTSFDGIIREASKKYGVPETLVKAVIRQESNFNPSEVSHKGAVGLMQIMPSTAEHLGIAPESLADPETNIMGGTKLLGDLISRYGGNLYRALAAYNAGAAAVDSARGVPEIPETQDYVKRVIGYFGKYNGQR
- a CDS encoding flagellar export protein FliJ, encoding MKRFRFRLEKLLTMRKNAEEARKNELAAVVSKYNREDLERAACFSRIKENAAVLDTMNIGDILSIVQNADMFAVALKKKAESHEKNMQTLSVDIRKKQVLVAEAMRQRRAVELLREKAMREYRKEIRGEEQKILDDHRPRTNVISTSLKYRAYREERNA
- a CDS encoding FliI/YscN family ATPase; translated protein: MNSQSPTPIADTPLLEKGTNRFSKYYEKVNHIPVIKTRGRVKDVVGLAIVSEGPVCNYGDMCRIDIAGGKSIDAEVVGFNSNDVILMPIGALEGITHGCEVYSSAQPLSIICADQLLGRVLNGVGRPLDGSTLDFYAPPTPVLRETTNPLLRRRVTEPIATGVRAIDGTLTAGKGQRMAIMSGTGVGKSTLLSMIARNTEADVTVIALVGERRREVLDFLERDLGPEGLKRSVVVVATSDDPPMVRLRAAFVATTIAEYFRDSGRDVMFLLDSLTRLAYAQREIGLSAGEPPTTRGYPPSVFNLLPKLLERTGNSDRGTMTAFYNVLVEGDDLDEPITDAVRGIVDGHIVLSRDLANSGHYPAIDVPASISRLAIEVTTERHTQAAQRLKGLYAQYNSVKELILIGGYVKGSSPEVDEAIRLKPRMDAFLKQGIFETAPFDTSKRGLLSLFLSREEVDDEMKGAGEGESASPDTASSDNITEAVADESGQIVL
- the fliH gene encoding flagellar assembly protein FliH gives rise to the protein MPERVFKADNIVRLTKKVRIEPPRYKTKEDVAAEERSTQEYTGPTVEEIENEIAKLRSGWEDELRSMKRTASEEAERTVENAKNQAFEIYKAKQNEGRALVEASKAEANGIIAQGKDEADGIRREAVSVRETAQREGYQKGYDEGFNKAFDEGKVEIQRMIAKLEKILGETINKRNEIIDNSETQLIEIAILIAKRVVKMITERDKAVVVRNIQEALRKVKGRAKVTIRVNIDDLEVAARHKDEFYQMLDKIEGVTVLEDPNVDIGGCIIETDFGDIDARVSTQLNEIETAIKEIEPIKG
- the fliG gene encoding flagellar motor switch protein FliG translates to MAEASKKSKNLTGRQKAAIFLVSLGQDVASEIFKHLREEEIEQLTFDIARLENIEPEDKDKVLREFQEMMTAQDFITQGGIDYARDLLERSLGSQKASDIINRLTSSLQVRPFDFIRRTDPAHLLNFIQSEHPQTIALILAYLEPTKAAQILGSLSSEIQADVAKRIATMDRTSPDVLREVERVLERKLSTLASEDFTSAGGIEAVVDVLNAVDRGTEKTIIESLEEDDPELAEEIKKRMFVFEDIVLLDDRAIQKVLREVDTNDLAKALKSVDSDVQEKIFRNMSKRASTLLKEDMDYMGPIRLKDVEEAQQKIVNIIRKLEEQGDIVVARAGEDELVV
- the fliF gene encoding flagellar basal-body MS-ring/collar protein FliF, which codes for MNDFLKRLLDQAKSIWTKSTLQQKLIIGGIAIAAIAATVAVVAFTGHKEGVLLFSKAIEEREAKGVIGALDNAGVKYEYSRGFIYIADAKMKSRAELELVKANVMPQGVDGWEIFDTKGKWTPLTDAEMDINKRRAVTRSISRHLEQIDFIAKADVNLTFPKREYLTDVDAPVTASVIITAKPFKDDMLKEKKTVRGLQKLIAMGVDKLREEYVTISDNEGHVLTDYTDEEASLKIKLAAEQIKIVDREKKKLEAAIRKMLGAIYRDRVEININMELVWDEKSESNSLVVPIVMKKDNPATPYDETQVQDKVHVSKQSKKEKWTGQRLIPQGAAGAEENVPPGYKDKTDRWNTYEQQTDTENFELSRKFEAIKKGEYTIGKVSCAVAVDGRWEIEYDKSGEPLIENGVSFKRKYIPVDDEELRKIKDLSKSAMGYSIDRGDAVSVQHISFDHWKDFAEQDEKLRTRRNLQRTLMISLVSLLTLFVLALLVRAIQKEVSRRRRLYEEEQERRQSELRNQALMQAQEPVSEMSVEDQARKKLLEEVANVAKERPDDVAQILRTWMAEESKG
- a CDS encoding substrate-binding domain-containing protein, which produces MARSQNDRASCISIACITEVPVVFAGGGTYALRIFSGIADECDALSVRVDIFSGLPQYAASVRREKSRYDGFILWKIHDHAPAIEAIARTRPSVWVLTPPSSDANAVVVDSVAAIHALIDHFLAEGFSRIGFFNTIDLPWANERFDAYRAYCAHKGIAVASSWVTGYSEKGRYDLSAQAWKDPERYIADYCSRNDRADAILCSNDGLAYRFFRYASTHGIHVPRDIALAGFDDRADPRMRERVTTARTDFREIGRRAARLLYEIITGARGDKGNIIRHRAELVIRHTSLRKSFTDDMIRGLDFRERVYALVQERYRETKLSEALSASCGYSHEYFLIKFAKTFGVTFSRFIARYRVEKAKMLLRDTRKPVTEIVYESGFSHLQNFYTAFKRDAGMPPVDYRRRIRTHWNS